Genomic DNA from Corylus avellana chromosome ca4, CavTom2PMs-1.0:
GCACAAGATGCCCTGCCCCTAAAACCACAACATTACTCAAACTCCCCCATTTCTGTACATACCCAGCAAGCTCTCCTTTCACCTTCCAAACCTTCCTCTCCGCCATTACAAACTCCTCAATCCCCTCCCATTTCATCGTCTTCACCCAAGCCTCCGTTGAAACCACTCCATCCCTCAAATCAAAATGCCCTTGATACAACAGCACCCTGCTCTGCTTCACCAGCGCCTCCACCATATATTTCATACTCTTCATCACATCGTCGTGCAGCGCATCCCCAACGATGTCGCTGCACTCCTGAAAAGCCACCGATTCGTTCGCCCCCAAGGCCCTCATCACCTCCTCGCTTTGTAAAAGTTCGGTCACCATTTCTGTCTTGTATGGAGCTTTCCGAGTGAAGTCGTATAATGTCGCCAACCCTGTCATGTTCTGCAACAAACGAAGGACCCCTGTTCTAGCATTTGTTGCCTCGCTCCAATTCCTTGATTTTGTCAGCTCAATTGCCTTCCATTGCGCTTTCTCCAGCTCCCTCTTCTGCCTCTCATTGATCAAACCAGAAAAGTGAGCATTCACGGCATGCGTACCCACTTGGGTCACCGGGTCGGTCAACCCGTTTCCAATAGCAACGCCTGCTAAGTTGACCCGCTCGGACGCCGGCAAATCGGCATTCTTCCTGATAATATAGTACCCAATTGCCGGAACATACTTGCCTGCGTAGCTTTCACCAGTGATGTATATCGGCCGGGACTTAAGCGATCGGTCCGATTCAATAAAGGAAGTGATCGCGGAGAAAAGATGCTTGGCAACAGAATGTTGATCTCTTGGGATTTCTTCGGGTGTGGTGGCAATGCTGAATCCGGTTCCAATCGGGTTATCGAGGAAAAGAAGGCCGAATATGCGGTTCCAAGAGCCTGGATTGGGTTCGAGAGCAAGTGGGTCGGATTTGGCCTTGTGGAAGTTGACACGCCAGGGGCCGAGCTCGAGGAAGTTACCGATCATGGAGGAGCAGCCTGGGCCGCCCTGGAGCCAAATAAGAAGAGGGGTTTGGGAGAGCGGTGAAATGGGTTTCTGGGCTTCGTAGAAAGAGTAGAAAATGGCGGAGCCGGTGGTGGGGTTGACGGGGAGGTAGCCTGATTTGGTGGGAAGAGCTTCCTTTGAATAGGGAGTGGTCGAAGTGGGCGATGATAGAGCTGGGATGGGgtggaagaaggagaagaggaagaggaggaggatggAGTAGGAGCCTGTTGACTCCATTACTGTGGAGAGCTGCCTGGTGAGGAACCGAGACATCTGACAAGTGGTTGTGAATATTTGTAGAGGtgtaatgctatatataaagaagattAAAATTCTTGTTgtcttaattttaaatatgatttttttttttatcccatcttataaattaattattatatttataaacttataaggattttatataaataaatggtggacattataaatttaatgattaatttattaaatttattaaaaaatataaaaaatatgtagacaaattattaacactaaaatttttttgaatagaattattattatttaattttaaattatttccaCATGacatttaaaaacaataaaaaaataaaataaaactttaatcCTTTGGGAGTTCATGTGCTAAAGCCATATAGAAAAACCAAAACTGTCAGCTTTGggaatctttttttgtttaatagaTTCACTTttcgaactttttttttttttttagatcacTTTTCGAACTTAAAGCatgtaaaaagttaaaaagagatGTTCCGGAATCCGGGATTGTAGTTAAATTTTTGGTGTAATTATCTTTTGCTCCCTTAAATTACCGtgtcttggtattttttttatgaactattAACTATAATATTTGTCCCCATCCAACTACTATCTTATGacacttttttcctctttgatCAGTTAAAGGGGTTAAATTTAACGCTTAAGAGTCATGTGACTtgcatgtgccattttaaattttttttccttccatttttgccctcacttcaaatTTTTGGATTAGGATTTGCATAAGCGTCATTTTATTGATATGAAGTGATGGCAAAAATGGaaggtaaaaaatttaaaatggcacatgcaAGTCACATGACCATTGACCGTTAGATTTAACCCTTTTGATTGACAAAAGGAAGGAAAGTGTCAAAAGACGGTAGTTTGATGGAGTCAAGTGTCATAattggtagttcatgagggAAAAGTACAAAAACGCTGTAGTTCAGGGGGTAAAAAGTAAttactcctaatttttttttaaataaaaaagaacttttaaaaAAACGTGCTTCTTCTTAAAGAATAAAGTTAAatgttaatttctttattttttatttttatttttaaatgatataatttttaaaactacattatttatttatttttttaaagacgACTCGACGGCAGAGAAAACTGTCAGCGAAGATTACTAGGCTTTGGacctcttttttgtttttagtgggGTGCGCAAGTAATTACTCAAATTGCAATTCgaacaaataattttatattttttttattggaaataaTGTTAGATATTCATATAATGTTTATTTgtctaaataatttttaaattgctaAATCAGttattcatgtatatatatatatatatatatttatatatatatattcaaactatcactttatttaattatattatgcAATGTAATAACACTTAGAAAGGGTTAAGGATTTTCCCTTATCTGGTTGATACTTTTGTACCGTTAAATACTTGAACCGATAAAATTTAGCTATATCAGCTTTAGGCTAAACACGTAGGTTCTAACTAGAAGTCTATCTTGACTATATCCGACCCTTTGTAAAAACTAGATCAAATATACCTATTAATATTTACTGCACCCAAAAAATTACTGAATTGTTTTGATGCCTAATAGTGATGACATTTGTAAGAACTTAATCCATTATTGGTGCTTGGCTTAATTAAtctaacaaaatatttttattttattttatttatttagaatcCAAATGGGCCACTTAACACATGGCTTTATGCCATATAAGTTTATGCaaatcttctatttttttcatGACAATagttctttttaaaaaataaaaacaaagacaaaaaatgtTACCCGCATCCTTTTTCAAATGGGTCATGTACATAATCCGCTTTCAAAAAGGGCCATTTATATGCCttaacatatacatatatagtcgGCTTTTTCATTCTTGTATATATTTCCTTCACAAATCATGTTGTAGATCGACAAATAACCATACAGGCCCAGCACATGATTTTATCAACTAGCTCATCCTTATAATTTCTTACGAGCATTTGAAATAAGAACATTATTAAATGCGTCTACTCGGTTCCCAACAAACTTCATGATGTTTGTCATTTTAatcttatgtttttattttcaaaaccagATGTTGTACTCtctatttaaaatatgtatgtatgaatttatatatatatatcttatgtttttattttgaattctaAGAAAtcctgcattttttattttatagatttagatataaattcaaaatttaaataagctGAAACAACTTGCATTACGAAAAATTGCATGATTTGtggaatattttaaatttttataagtgtCTATAgttaaattaacaaataaaatatttgacaattataatgcaaaataaaattttattaattcattcATGGGCTTTTGATCAATGTGTTTAGCCTAATAGATATGATATGACCTATGTGTTTAGCCTAAGGCTGATATAGCTAAATGTTATTGGATGAGTTGGTTAACAGTACAAATCAGCCTTTATATCTGCAGTTTCAGGTAAGGAGAAGTCCTTAACTCTTTCAAAGTGTTATTCCTTAGcataatttttatgtaaaacttcttacttgttttatttaaatgctTATGTTGTGCTAATTAAATTGTTAGTAAAACAATGAGACACCAAAATGGTAGTTTATTATTGAATGAGTAATCACATAGGATGTCttacacatatatacatgtatacaGCAgtataacaaaaatagaaaacaaaacactGATTGCTAATTACATGGGATTGACTCTAATTCCTTCTTTATCTTGAttattctctttcctttttatatgAGCTTGAGCAGCACGTTAGTGTATCAAATCTTGGACAGATTTGATATGTATGGATCTTTCCTCATTGGCTTGTTCACATCTTTCCTTTCTTATTGAGATATGATACTATTGACAACAACTGGCATgatcttctttttattgcacgAACACAGTCTGTGAGGATTTATTCTCAACTTAGCCTTGGACAACACATTCCAAATCAGGTGTAGCTTGAGTAACTGATGGAGGTGTATCACAGGTTGCAGTATGTATTCTAACAGCCCCTCGCAAGCGAATGGGGGGAACCACCATGAGCTTGgacttgaagaacaaaaattgaGTAGAAGAAAGTCCCTTTGTAAAAACATCAGCAATTTGATCTCCAGAGGAAATAAACTTAACTGTGATATCACGGTTCACAACTTTCTCACGTACAAAATGGTAATCAACTTCAATATGTTTTGTACGGGCATGGAAGACCGGATTTGAGGCCAGAGCAATAGCACTAACATTATCACACCAAAGGGTAGGCACGGAGGGAAGAGGAATACCAAGATCTCTAAACAACATACGAATCCAAAACAAATCAGCAGTTGTAAGCGCTAAAGCCTGATATTCGGCTTCGATACTTGAACGAGAGACAATAGCTTGTTTCTTAGCACTCCATGAGACAAGACAATTACCAAGAAAGATGGCAGAGCCAGAGGTGGATTTACTATCATCAGGGCTgccagcccaatcagcatcacaATAGGCAGACAAAGTAAGAGGGCCCTTGGTGTAGAATAGTCCATGATCAACAGAATTCTTCAAGTAACGTAAAACACGTTTGGCAGCCGTCCAGTGAGTGGTAGTAGGAGAATGCAAATGCTGACAGAGTTGATTGACTGCAAATGCAAGTTCGGGCCGGGTCAAGGTGCAGTACTGAAGTGATCCCACAACATGCCTATAAATGGATGGATCAGGAAGAGGAGACCCATCAAATTGGGACAGTTTGCTGCTGGAGGAACAAGGAGAAGTGGACGGCTTAGCTCCTGTCATTTGAACACGATGTAAGAGATCCGAGATGTATTTTGCTTGGCAGAGATGAAGGCCGACATCAGTCCGTGTAGCCTGAATACCAAGAAAGAAGCTAAGTGGACCAAGATCCTTAAGTGGAAATTCCTGCTGTAACTTGGAGATGAGTGACTGAATTACTGCAACATGAGAACCAGTGAGtataatatcatctacatagATAAGCATGAACAACCGAATGCTCCCATGAGTAAAGATAAATAACGAGGGATCAACCAATGAAGCTATAAATCCAAGTTCAAGCAAAAATGAAGATAACCGATGAAACCATGCCCGGGGAgcttgcttgagaccatacaaaGATTTGTGTAGCTTACAAACAAAGTCTGGATGTAGCTTGTCGACAAACCCTTGAGGTTGTTCCATGTACACTTCTTCCCCAAGATACCCATGTAAAAATGCATTAGAGATGTCCAATTGTCGAATAGGCCAATTAAATTGAACAGCCAAACAGAGAATGATACGAATAGTAGAGGGTTTGATCACAGGACTAAACGTTTCATTATAATCAATACCACATTGTTGTTCAAAGCCACGGGCTACCAAATGAGCCTTAAACCGCTCAATAGAACCATCAGGCTTTTGTTTAATCTTGTAGACCCACTTGTTGCGAATGATATTATGATGCAAAGGTCTTGGACACAAGGTCCATGTGTCATTGGAAACCAAGGCTTGATATTCTTGAAGCATAGCTTCCTGCCAGCGTGAATCAGCAGCAGCTTTAGTAAAGCTGCTGGGCTCCTTCTCGGTAAGAATAGTATGAAAGGAATGAAAGGGTGTTTAGTAGAGTGATAGAGTTTGAAGTTGGTAAAGGGTTTAGGTTTAAGGGAGCCAGTTTGGGAGCGGGTAGTCATTGGATGATGAGGTAAAGGTACAGATTGTTGAGGAGGAGGCAGGGACGGAGAAACAACAAGGGAGGTATCAAGGTGATCAAGAGGGTGTGAATTGAAAATGGGGGAGACAGATTCAGTGTGGTCTAATGGAAGGGTGAGGGGTATAGGGGAGGTAGGTGGGCTTGTTGGGATATGAGATGAGGGAGGGGAAAAGGAAGTAGATGGTGAATGAGGAGTTAGGGGCGGATCCAAGGGTGCAGGTACATGAGGAGAAGCAGGAGGTGGGTTGATAGTTGAATGAGGTGTATCAGTGGGTGCAAGTGATGACTGAAATGAGGATGGCAAAGAGAAACTTACCGGGTTGAGCAAAGGAATATCATTCTGTGCAATGAGCTTGGAGGGTAGCAGCATGGCATCAGGTTCCTTGGCTGGAAAATTACTCTCATCAAACACCACATGTCGAGAAAGGTAAACTTTGTTGGTGGTGGGATCAAGACACTTATACCCTGCATGATGATAACCAAGAAACAAGCATGGCTTTGACCTATATTCAAGCTTGTGTAGACCATGAGGACGCAAGAGAGGAAAACATTTACACCCAAAAACCCGAAACCGTTGGTAGTCAGGTGCTTTCttatataatttagaaaaatggGATTTGAAGTCTAGAGTGGGAGTGGGTAGCTGGTTGATTATATATACAGCAGTTATAAAAGCATCAACCCAATACTTGTTAGAGAGATGAGCATGCGCAAGGAGAGTTAGGCCGGTTTCTAAAATATGTCTCAATTTTCTCTCAGCAAgcccattttgttgagatgtgTGGGGACATGATTTTCGGTGAATGATCCCATATTGGTTAAAGAATGATTGAAATCGAACTGAGTTATATTCTCCACCACCATCAGACTGAAATTGTTTAATGGTGGTAGAAAATTGGTTTTCAACCATGAGTTTAAATTTGACGAATTGATCAAAAACTTC
This window encodes:
- the LOC132178580 gene encoding serine carboxypeptidase-like 50, whose translation is MSRFLTRQLSTVMESTGSYSILLLFLFSFFHPIPALSSPTSTTPYSKEALPTKSGYLPVNPTTGSAIFYSFYEAQKPISPLSQTPLLIWLQGGPGCSSMIGNFLELGPWRVNFHKAKSDPLALEPNPGSWNRIFGLLFLDNPIGTGFSIATTPEEIPRDQHSVAKHLFSAITSFIESDRSLKSRPIYITGESYAGKYVPAIGYYIIRKNADLPASERVNLAGVAIGNGLTDPVTQVGTHAVNAHFSGLINERQKRELEKAQWKAIELTKSRNWSEATNARTGVLRLLQNMTGLATLYDFTRKAPYKTEMVTELLQSEEVMRALGANESVAFQECSDIVGDALHDDVMKSMKYMVEALVKQSRVLLYQGHFDLRDGVVSTEAWVKTMKWEGIEEFVMAERKVWKVKGELAGYVQKWGSLSNVVVLGAGHLVPTDQALHSQAMIEEWVLERGLFGHQQGEDLYSDLSPPM